One stretch of Micromonospora cremea DNA includes these proteins:
- a CDS encoding SseB family protein: MTSPTWPEIVVRLRDTIARCDRDTDLELTAAARGIRLLVRRDLVRVLCPGYEEARLAALGWRRPTGDAHWWYESPRIPEQLDRLSMLVARTAAEVLTDDPGALSCRPVPPATRPTSTVRPATAGPAPAEAAEPVVVARLAAAADRRDLPGYLGVLAGAVVCVPLAGEPAADGEVPWAVVGDATGAPLLPVFTSPQALAAFAGNGVPFVALPCAELLEDWPDESWGLAVDAGSARAVTLAAPALAALLAANAPTG, from the coding sequence ATGACCTCGCCGACCTGGCCGGAGATCGTCGTACGGCTACGGGACACCATCGCCCGCTGCGACCGCGACACCGACCTGGAGCTCACCGCGGCCGCGCGCGGGATCCGGCTGCTGGTACGCCGCGACCTGGTTCGGGTGCTCTGCCCCGGCTACGAGGAGGCACGCCTGGCCGCGCTCGGCTGGCGCCGCCCGACGGGCGACGCGCATTGGTGGTACGAGTCGCCGCGCATCCCGGAGCAGTTGGACCGGCTCAGCATGCTGGTGGCCCGTACCGCCGCCGAGGTGCTCACCGACGACCCGGGCGCGCTCTCCTGCCGACCCGTGCCACCGGCCACCCGCCCCACCTCGACGGTGCGACCGGCCACCGCCGGGCCGGCGCCGGCGGAGGCGGCGGAGCCGGTGGTGGTGGCGCGGCTCGCTGCGGCCGCCGACCGACGCGACCTGCCCGGATACCTCGGCGTGCTGGCCGGCGCCGTGGTGTGCGTGCCGCTGGCCGGGGAACCGGCAGCGGACGGTGAGGTCCCGTGGGCGGTGGTCGGCGATGCGACGGGCGCGCCGCTGCTGCCGGTCTTCACCTCCCCGCAGGCCCTTGCCGCGTTCGCCGGGAACGGCGTGCCGTTCGTCGCGCTGCCCTGCGCCGAACTGCTCGAGGACTGGCCGGACGAGTCGTGGGGGCTGGCGGTGGACGCGGGCAGCGCCCGGGCGGTCACCCTGGCCGCGCCGGCGCTGGCCGCCCTTCTCGCGGCGAACGCCCCGACCGGGTAG
- a CDS encoding LysR family transcriptional regulator, whose amino-acid sequence MNLELRHLRVVCAIAETGSVTKAASALGLAQPALTAQLQRIERTLGGPLFDRDRRGARPTALGELVLARARVLLPAMKGLQDEAARLAGAGEAPRWYRFGGVNSPILGRLVHRLAAERPPAQITTYASWSVDELAQLVAGGRLDFALTGVCGDAVPSAEFGLSWREVAIDPVLVLLPETHPLAERDEVRLVDLRHEQWVAAPGDGCFGDCFAAACARAGFTPRKVYETDVRGCVDLVDAGEAVALCQATFRPVAGLVTRRLAGIPLRWRLLLGWHLDSPAAQGAEVVLETAKAAYTDSLAPHPGYLAWLLRNPGFGVRQPSGV is encoded by the coding sequence ATGAACCTGGAGCTGCGACACCTGCGGGTGGTCTGCGCGATCGCGGAGACGGGGAGCGTGACCAAGGCGGCGTCGGCGCTCGGCCTGGCCCAGCCGGCGCTCACCGCCCAGCTCCAGCGGATCGAGCGGACACTGGGCGGGCCGCTGTTCGACCGGGACCGCCGCGGCGCCCGGCCCACCGCGCTCGGTGAGCTGGTGCTGGCCCGGGCCCGGGTGCTGCTGCCGGCGATGAAGGGCCTGCAGGACGAGGCGGCCCGCCTCGCCGGCGCCGGCGAGGCGCCCCGCTGGTACCGGTTCGGCGGGGTGAACAGCCCGATCCTGGGGCGGCTGGTGCACCGGCTGGCCGCCGAGCGGCCGCCCGCGCAGATCACCACGTACGCGTCCTGGTCGGTGGACGAGTTGGCGCAGTTGGTGGCCGGTGGCCGGCTGGATTTCGCGCTCACCGGCGTGTGCGGTGACGCCGTCCCGTCGGCGGAGTTCGGGTTGAGCTGGCGCGAGGTGGCCATCGACCCGGTGCTGGTGCTGCTGCCCGAGACCCATCCCCTCGCCGAGCGCGACGAGGTGCGGCTGGTCGACCTGCGCCACGAGCAGTGGGTGGCCGCGCCGGGCGACGGCTGCTTCGGCGACTGCTTCGCCGCCGCCTGCGCCCGCGCCGGCTTCACCCCCCGCAAGGTGTACGAGACCGACGTGCGGGGCTGCGTGGACCTGGTGGACGCCGGCGAGGCGGTGGCCCTGTGTCAGGCGACGTTCCGCCCGGTGGCCGGGCTGGTCACCCGACGGCTGGCCGGGATACCGCTGCGCTGGAGGCTGCTGCTGGGCTGGCACCTGGACTCGCCCGCCGCCCAGGGGGCGGAGGTGGTGCTGGAGACGGCGAAGGCGGCGTACACCGACTCGCTGGCACCGCATCCCGGCTACCTGGCCTGGCTTCTGCGCAATCCCGGGTTCGGCGTCCGGCAGCCCAGCGGCGTTTGA
- a CDS encoding ATP-dependent Clp protease ATP-binding subunit: protein MMGPGDFGSDPWDEFLARYFGRGEGGRRPPHRVDITRLMTADAREMLADAARRAAQRQSSDLDTDHLLWAALQREPLRDLVRRAGADPDTLLNALGGRGDGAPRGEVPPNLSLTPAAKRALLDAHQLSRAMGANYIGPEHILMALPLNPESPAGRMLAAGRIQPESLQAANAERGPMTGPKPDRGTPTLDQYGQDLTDLARADQIDPVIGRADEIEQAVEILSRRTKNNPVLIGEAGVGKTAIVEGLAERICDGDVPQTLLGKRVVQLDLAGLVAGTRYRGDFEERLKKVIDEIRAHRDELIIFMDEIHTLVGAGGAGSEGGMDASNMLKPALARGELRVIGATTLDEYRKSIEKDAALARRFQPVLVPEPSVDDTIAILRGLRDRYEAHHQVRFTDEALVAAAELSDRYVTDRFLPDKAIDLIDQAGARVRLRTRTPASDVRELEQQLDDVRRDKEQAVADEQYERASTLRDRISELEEQVRRANGDDGSTTQVPEVGPQEIAEVVSRATGIPVSQLTEEERDRLLRLEGHLHQKVVGQDDAVTAVAEAVRRSRAGLADPERPMGSFLFLGPTGVGKTELARALAEALFGEADRMVRVDMSEFQERHTVSRLVGAPPGYVGYEEAGQLTEAVRRRPYAVVLLDEIEKAHPDVFNILLQVLDDGRLTDSQGRTVNFKNTVLIMTSNLGSELITGMQRAVGFGTGAPGSEQENDELRERLMRRLQENFRPEFLNRIDEVIIFRRLEAEQLRQITGLLLEETRRRLHAQDIQVEFTTAGVDWLAEHGYQPEFGARPLRRVIQREVDNHLSRMLLESAISPGQKVTVDAREGALTFDVTAGERGYTAATTTHPR, encoded by the coding sequence ATGATGGGACCCGGTGACTTCGGCTCCGACCCGTGGGATGAATTCCTGGCCCGGTACTTCGGCCGGGGCGAGGGAGGACGCCGACCTCCGCACCGGGTCGACATCACCCGGCTGATGACGGCCGACGCCCGGGAGATGCTGGCCGACGCCGCCCGGCGGGCCGCGCAGCGGCAGAGCAGCGACCTGGACACCGACCATCTGCTCTGGGCGGCGCTGCAACGCGAACCCCTGCGTGACCTGGTACGCCGGGCCGGCGCCGATCCGGACACCCTGCTCAACGCGCTCGGCGGGCGGGGCGACGGCGCGCCACGCGGGGAGGTGCCCCCGAACCTGTCGTTGACCCCGGCGGCCAAGCGGGCGCTGCTCGACGCCCACCAGCTGTCCCGCGCGATGGGCGCCAACTACATCGGCCCCGAACACATCCTGATGGCGCTGCCGCTCAACCCGGAGTCGCCGGCCGGGCGGATGCTGGCCGCCGGCCGGATCCAGCCGGAGTCGTTGCAGGCCGCCAACGCTGAGAGGGGGCCGATGACCGGGCCGAAGCCGGACCGGGGCACCCCCACCCTGGACCAGTACGGGCAGGACCTCACCGACCTGGCCCGCGCCGACCAGATCGACCCGGTGATCGGGCGCGCCGACGAGATCGAGCAGGCCGTGGAGATCCTGTCCCGGCGTACCAAGAACAACCCGGTCCTGATCGGCGAGGCCGGCGTCGGCAAGACCGCCATCGTCGAGGGCCTGGCCGAGCGGATCTGCGACGGGGACGTGCCGCAGACCCTGCTCGGCAAGCGGGTCGTCCAGCTCGACCTGGCCGGCCTGGTCGCCGGCACCCGCTACCGGGGTGACTTCGAGGAGCGGCTGAAGAAGGTGATCGACGAGATCCGGGCACACCGCGACGAGCTGATCATCTTCATGGACGAGATCCACACCCTGGTCGGGGCCGGTGGCGCCGGCAGCGAGGGCGGCATGGACGCGTCCAACATGCTCAAGCCGGCGCTGGCCCGCGGCGAGCTGCGGGTGATCGGCGCGACGACGCTGGACGAGTACCGAAAGAGCATCGAGAAGGACGCCGCTCTGGCCCGGCGCTTCCAGCCGGTGCTGGTGCCCGAGCCGAGCGTCGACGACACCATCGCCATCCTGCGCGGGCTCCGCGACCGGTACGAGGCCCACCACCAGGTGCGGTTCACCGACGAGGCGCTGGTCGCCGCCGCCGAACTGTCCGACCGGTACGTCACCGACCGGTTCCTGCCGGACAAGGCCATCGACCTGATCGACCAGGCCGGCGCCCGGGTCCGGCTGCGCACCCGCACCCCCGCCTCTGACGTGCGGGAGCTGGAGCAGCAGCTCGACGACGTACGCCGGGACAAGGAACAGGCCGTCGCCGACGAGCAGTACGAGCGGGCCTCCACGTTGCGCGACCGGATCTCCGAGCTGGAGGAACAGGTGCGCCGCGCGAACGGCGACGACGGCTCCACTACACAGGTGCCGGAAGTGGGTCCGCAGGAGATCGCCGAGGTGGTCTCCCGCGCCACCGGCATCCCGGTCAGCCAGCTCACCGAGGAGGAACGGGACCGGCTGCTGCGCCTGGAGGGCCACCTGCACCAGAAGGTCGTCGGCCAGGACGACGCGGTCACCGCGGTCGCCGAGGCGGTCCGCCGCTCCCGTGCCGGGCTGGCCGATCCGGAGCGGCCGATGGGCAGCTTCCTGTTCCTCGGCCCGACCGGCGTCGGCAAGACCGAGCTGGCCCGGGCCCTGGCCGAGGCGTTGTTCGGCGAGGCGGACCGGATGGTCCGGGTGGACATGAGTGAGTTCCAGGAACGACACACGGTCAGCCGGCTGGTCGGCGCCCCGCCCGGGTACGTCGGCTACGAGGAGGCCGGCCAGCTCACCGAGGCGGTGCGCCGCCGCCCGTACGCGGTGGTGCTGCTCGACGAGATCGAGAAGGCCCACCCGGACGTGTTCAACATCCTGCTCCAGGTGCTCGACGACGGGCGGCTGACCGACAGCCAGGGCCGCACGGTGAACTTCAAGAACACCGTACTGATCATGACGAGCAACCTCGGCTCCGAGCTGATCACCGGCATGCAGCGCGCCGTGGGCTTCGGCACCGGCGCGCCGGGCAGCGAGCAGGAGAACGACGAGCTGCGCGAGCGGCTGATGCGCCGCCTGCAGGAGAACTTCCGCCCGGAGTTCCTCAACCGCATCGACGAGGTGATCATCTTCCGTCGGCTGGAGGCCGAGCAGCTGCGTCAGATCACCGGGCTGCTGCTGGAGGAGACCCGCCGCCGGCTGCACGCCCAGGACATCCAGGTGGAGTTCACCACCGCCGGCGTCGACTGGCTCGCCGAGCACGGCTACCAGCCGGAGTTCGGTGCCCGCCCGCTGCGCCGGGTGATCCAGCGGGAGGTGGACAACCACCTGTCCCGGATGCTGCTGGAGTCGGCGATCTCGCCCGGGCAGAAGGTCACCGTGGACGCGCGCGAGGGCGCGCTCACCTTCGACGTGACCGCGGGCGAGCGGGGGTACACCGCCGCCACGACCACGCACCCGCGATGA
- a CDS encoding DUF3140 domain-containing protein, with translation MVRETRIDPEVEVLWDDFHAEVNVPSEQLRTWLLTRGSGEESFGSNPTLDLPQPGREILKVLAKRKVDLTPEDIEVMRDAVDRIRELMDAKPPRGNADDEWRHSLLDLGHDPLVER, from the coding sequence ATGGTACGCGAGACTCGGATCGACCCCGAGGTGGAAGTGCTCTGGGATGACTTCCACGCCGAGGTCAACGTCCCGTCGGAGCAACTGCGCACCTGGCTGCTGACCCGGGGTTCGGGGGAGGAGTCGTTCGGCTCGAACCCGACCCTCGACCTGCCCCAGCCGGGCCGGGAGATCCTCAAGGTGCTCGCCAAGCGCAAGGTCGACCTCACCCCGGAGGACATCGAGGTGATGCGGGACGCGGTCGACCGGATCCGCGAGCTGATGGACGCCAAACCGCCACGCGGCAACGCCGACGACGAGTGGCGGCACTCCCTGCTCGACCTGGGCCACGACCCCCTCGTCGAACGCTGA
- a CDS encoding hemerythrin domain-containing protein, with amino-acid sequence MSAVSLPPLPPTPEEGYRPGGRSIADIVDREHQQLLALLTQLTGPDAAPQDGLAVLTAALSRHLSAEEQYLLPAVRAALPDAAGRVDAEINADAALLSTLKALDDETLTEVVARVRRHVDGVGGLVAELRAVATEEELIRLGNRLEIAEEAAPTRPHPGTPATPPWNRIVEPAVGVVDKVRDAVTRRPTYLADLPEPPRG; translated from the coding sequence ATGTCCGCCGTTTCCCTGCCACCACTGCCGCCCACCCCCGAGGAGGGCTACCGGCCCGGCGGACGCAGCATCGCCGACATCGTGGACCGGGAGCACCAGCAACTGCTGGCGCTGCTGACCCAGTTGACCGGTCCGGACGCCGCGCCGCAGGACGGGCTCGCGGTGCTCACCGCCGCGCTGTCGCGGCACCTGTCCGCGGAGGAGCAGTACCTGCTGCCGGCGGTGCGCGCCGCGCTGCCGGACGCGGCCGGGCGGGTGGACGCCGAGATCAACGCCGACGCCGCGCTGCTGTCCACCCTCAAGGCGCTCGACGACGAGACGCTGACCGAGGTCGTCGCGCGGGTCCGCCGGCACGTGGACGGGGTCGGCGGGCTCGTCGCCGAGCTGCGCGCGGTGGCCACCGAGGAGGAGCTGATCCGGCTGGGCAACCGGCTGGAGATCGCTGAGGAGGCGGCACCGACCCGGCCGCACCCGGGCACCCCGGCCACGCCGCCGTGGAACCGGATCGTCGAGCCGGCGGTGGGGGTGGTGGACAAGGTCCGTGACGCGGTGACCCGCCGGCCGACGTACCTGGCGGACCTGCCGGAGCCACCTCGCGGCTGA
- a CDS encoding FtsK/SpoIIIE domain-containing protein, with protein MADRRGQLAARVRDTLADALGATRTRLSAAQAELTAARERLNRVRRAAAAVPDRVGDQRDRRLAEIDARHAARIAELARHAADAARREAPGCAGADWPGWTPTPTRRAEPPGALRVGTVRIDDVDPVPALVPLLDAGHVHLSGDDRAGRDAVVGALLLRAVGRADPGAVRLIGYDPEHLGGGLAGFAPLGTAGLLTFVGPGGLGPLLDDLVEQIRRINETVLAGEYGSLRELAAATGRRPEPWRVAVLLGGDELNRHERGQLDRVVRAGAACGVHLVVRGVPLPEDLTVTRVVAEASGARIGGPSGLPVRLDPPPPASLVTETCRETAARVNAGPPPAPFADLLPPPELMWREDSAAGLTAPIGEGRQGRPVRLTLGDYPPHALIGGPSGTGKTNLIFAWIGALAARYSPAELEFYLLDFKEGVSFARLAKGRRDPSWLPHMRLVGINVNTDREFGLALLRFLAEELRRRADAAKKHEVTKLAELRAVDPAGHWPRIVAVVDEFQMLLAGRDAVAREAADLLEDLARRGRSQGIHLVLASQDVRGIEALWGRPALVAQFALRIALPKALRILAERNDAAQSLPRWHAVVNAESGMVEGNEIARIPSASDWETWSGLQNRLWRMRPPDAAPARLFDGDAIPRLADAPNFRALVAPADGTSPRSPVALLGEIIDVQARSAALRLPRAPGRNLAVLGTRVDEACAVLDAAARSLARQHPPGTARFSIACLDPDADPMARALYDDLADDAAWYDEETVGELMAETADGLTGPGSPHYLLLFAVDAAAGALAARAGHRTGLEHLRRVLHDGPERRTHVLAWWRGVARLRADLGGPAARTDQIGAWVALDAHGGELGASLYPGTGGPDWYPRPWRGLFFDRAVHRTGQVIIPYGPSR; from the coding sequence ATGGCTGACCGGCGCGGACAGCTGGCCGCCCGGGTCCGGGACACTCTCGCCGACGCGCTGGGCGCCACCCGTACCCGGCTGTCCGCGGCACAGGCCGAGCTGACCGCCGCGCGGGAGCGGCTGAACCGGGTGCGCCGGGCGGCCGCCGCAGTACCGGATCGGGTGGGCGACCAGCGGGACCGCCGGCTGGCCGAGATCGACGCCCGGCACGCCGCCCGAATCGCCGAGCTGGCCCGCCACGCCGCCGACGCCGCCCGCCGGGAGGCGCCCGGCTGCGCCGGCGCCGACTGGCCGGGATGGACGCCCACGCCCACGCGCCGGGCCGAGCCGCCCGGCGCGCTACGGGTCGGCACGGTCCGGATCGACGACGTCGACCCGGTGCCCGCGCTGGTGCCGCTTCTCGACGCCGGTCACGTGCACCTCTCCGGGGACGACCGCGCCGGCCGCGACGCGGTGGTGGGCGCGCTGCTGCTGCGGGCCGTCGGCCGCGCCGACCCGGGCGCGGTACGGCTGATCGGGTACGACCCGGAGCACCTCGGTGGCGGCCTGGCCGGGTTCGCACCGCTGGGCACGGCGGGGCTGCTCACCTTCGTCGGCCCCGGCGGGCTGGGCCCGCTGCTGGACGACCTCGTCGAGCAGATCCGCCGGATCAACGAGACCGTGCTGGCCGGCGAGTACGGCTCGCTGCGGGAGCTGGCGGCGGCGACCGGCCGCCGCCCCGAACCGTGGCGGGTGGCGGTGCTGCTCGGCGGCGACGAGCTGAACCGGCACGAGCGCGGGCAGCTCGACCGGGTGGTGCGTGCCGGTGCGGCCTGCGGGGTGCATCTGGTGGTCCGTGGCGTGCCGCTGCCGGAGGACCTGACGGTGACCCGGGTGGTCGCCGAGGCGTCCGGCGCCCGGATCGGCGGTCCGTCCGGCCTGCCGGTCCGGCTGGACCCGCCACCACCGGCGTCGCTGGTCACCGAGACCTGCCGGGAGACCGCGGCCCGGGTGAACGCCGGCCCGCCGCCGGCCCCGTTCGCCGACCTGCTGCCGCCGCCGGAGCTGATGTGGCGGGAGGACTCGGCCGCCGGGCTGACCGCCCCGATCGGCGAGGGGCGGCAGGGCCGGCCGGTGCGGTTGACGCTGGGCGACTATCCGCCGCATGCGCTGATCGGGGGGCCGTCCGGCACCGGCAAGACCAACCTGATCTTCGCCTGGATCGGCGCGCTGGCGGCCCGCTACTCCCCCGCGGAGCTGGAGTTCTACCTGCTGGACTTCAAGGAGGGGGTGTCCTTCGCACGGCTCGCGAAGGGCCGTCGCGACCCGAGCTGGCTACCGCACATGCGGTTGGTCGGGATCAACGTGAACACCGACCGGGAGTTCGGGCTGGCGCTGCTGCGGTTCCTCGCCGAGGAGCTGCGCCGGCGGGCCGACGCGGCCAAGAAGCACGAGGTGACCAAGCTGGCCGAGCTGCGCGCGGTCGACCCGGCGGGGCACTGGCCGCGGATCGTCGCGGTGGTCGACGAGTTCCAGATGCTGCTGGCCGGCCGGGACGCGGTCGCCCGGGAGGCGGCGGACCTGCTGGAGGACCTGGCCCGGAGGGGCCGGTCGCAGGGCATCCACCTGGTGCTCGCCTCGCAGGACGTACGCGGCATTGAGGCGTTGTGGGGTCGCCCTGCGCTGGTCGCCCAGTTCGCCCTGCGCATCGCGCTGCCCAAGGCGTTGCGGATCCTGGCCGAGCGCAACGACGCCGCGCAGTCGCTGCCCCGCTGGCACGCGGTGGTCAACGCCGAGTCGGGCATGGTGGAGGGCAACGAGATCGCCCGGATCCCGTCGGCCAGCGACTGGGAGACGTGGAGCGGCCTGCAGAACCGGCTGTGGCGGATGCGCCCGCCCGACGCGGCGCCGGCCCGGCTCTTCGACGGCGACGCGATCCCCCGGCTGGCGGACGCCCCGAATTTCCGGGCGCTCGTCGCGCCGGCGGACGGGACCTCGCCGCGCAGCCCGGTGGCCCTGCTCGGCGAGATCATCGACGTGCAGGCCCGCTCCGCGGCGCTGCGGCTGCCGCGTGCCCCCGGGCGCAACCTCGCGGTGCTGGGCACCCGGGTGGACGAGGCGTGCGCGGTGCTGGACGCGGCCGCCCGGTCGCTGGCCCGCCAGCACCCGCCGGGCACGGCCCGGTTCTCCATCGCCTGCCTGGACCCCGACGCCGACCCGATGGCCCGCGCGCTCTATGACGACCTGGCCGACGACGCCGCCTGGTACGACGAGGAGACCGTCGGCGAGCTGATGGCCGAGACCGCCGACGGGCTGACCGGACCGGGCAGCCCGCACTACCTGCTGCTGTTCGCGGTGGACGCGGCCGCCGGGGCGTTGGCCGCGCGGGCGGGTCACCGGACCGGCCTGGAGCACCTGCGCCGGGTCCTGCACGACGGGCCGGAACGGCGGACCCACGTGCTGGCCTGGTGGCGGGGGGTGGCCCGGCTGCGCGCCGACCTGGGCGGGCCGGCCGCCCGCACCGACCAGATCGGCGCCTGGGTGGCGCTAGACGCGCACGGCGGCGAGCTGGGCGCCTCGCTCTACCCGGGCACCGGCGGCCCGGACTGGTATCCCCGCCCGTGGCGGGGGCTCTTCTTCGACCGGGCGGTGCACCGCACCGGGCAAGTGATCATCCCTTATGGACCGTCGCGATGA
- a CDS encoding YbaB/EbfC family nucleoid-associated protein, with the protein MADPMSAFDALAGRIADIERRFAGLRDDLADLSGTASDESGLVSATVDATGVLTGLNLAPAALRAGTEGVAELVLDAYRRARAAATERVEERTEGLDVELGAGLTDLFGKPGDFSALGRLEETIGRLGRLDDRLPGSPA; encoded by the coding sequence ATGGCTGACCCGATGTCCGCGTTCGACGCGCTGGCCGGACGGATCGCCGACATCGAACGCCGGTTCGCGGGCCTACGCGACGACCTGGCCGACCTGTCCGGCACCGCGAGCGACGAGAGCGGCCTGGTCTCCGCGACCGTCGACGCCACCGGCGTGCTCACCGGCCTCAATCTCGCGCCCGCCGCGCTGCGCGCCGGCACCGAGGGGGTGGCGGAGCTGGTGCTCGACGCGTACCGGCGGGCCCGCGCTGCGGCCACCGAGCGGGTCGAGGAGCGCACCGAGGGGTTGGACGTCGAGCTCGGCGCGGGCCTGACCGACCTGTTCGGCAAGCCCGGTGACTTCTCGGCGCTGGGTCGCCTGGAGGAGACCATCGGCCGGCTCGGGCGGCTGGACGACCGCCTGCCGGGTTCGCCGGCATGA
- a CDS encoding M20/M25/M40 family metallo-hydrolase: MTSDAAPARPDPTAEVVDLCRDLLRIDTTNTGDNDTSVGERRAAEYVAEKLAEVGLESVLHESAPGRANVVARIPGTDPSRGALLVHGHLDVVPADADEWSVHPFSGELRDGYLWGRGAIDMKDFDAMVLAVVRHWQRTGVRPPRDIVLAYTADEEAGGDYGAHFLVERHRELFDGCTEAIGEVGGFSYSVNDDQRLYLIETAEKGLDWLRLHAKGRPGHGSMMHDDNAVTALAEAVARVGRHRFPVVVTDTVRAFLEEVSDVLGVELDPEDPETAIAKLGPIANIIGATIRNTANPTRLNAGYKDNVIPGRATATIDCRSLPGQSELLERQLRELVGPDIAIEYIQRQPALETTFDGDLVEAMSAALRAEDPGARPVPYMLSGGTDAKAFSQLGIRCFGFAPLRLPADLNFSALFHGIDERVPVDGLQFGVRVLDRFLRTC; encoded by the coding sequence ATGACGAGCGACGCCGCCCCCGCCCGACCGGACCCCACCGCAGAGGTCGTGGACCTCTGCCGCGATCTGCTGCGAATCGACACCACCAACACGGGGGACAACGACACCAGCGTCGGTGAGCGCCGTGCGGCCGAGTACGTGGCGGAGAAGCTCGCCGAGGTGGGCCTGGAGTCCGTGCTGCACGAGTCCGCGCCGGGCCGGGCGAACGTGGTGGCCCGCATCCCCGGCACCGACCCGAGCCGGGGCGCGCTGCTGGTGCACGGCCACCTGGACGTGGTGCCCGCCGACGCCGACGAGTGGTCGGTGCACCCGTTCTCCGGCGAGCTGCGCGACGGCTACCTGTGGGGCCGGGGCGCGATCGACATGAAGGACTTCGACGCCATGGTGCTCGCCGTGGTGCGGCACTGGCAGCGCACCGGCGTACGCCCCCCGCGCGACATCGTCCTGGCGTACACCGCCGACGAGGAGGCGGGCGGCGACTACGGCGCGCACTTCCTGGTCGAGCGGCACCGGGAGCTCTTCGACGGCTGCACCGAGGCGATCGGTGAGGTCGGCGGCTTCTCGTACTCCGTCAACGATGACCAGCGGCTCTACCTCATCGAGACGGCCGAGAAGGGCCTGGACTGGTTGCGGCTGCACGCCAAGGGCCGCCCCGGGCACGGCTCGATGATGCACGACGACAACGCGGTCACCGCGCTCGCCGAGGCGGTCGCCCGGGTCGGCCGGCACCGCTTCCCGGTGGTGGTCACCGACACCGTGCGGGCCTTCCTGGAGGAGGTCTCCGACGTGCTCGGCGTCGAGCTGGACCCGGAGGACCCGGAGACGGCGATCGCCAAGCTCGGCCCCATCGCCAACATCATCGGCGCGACCATCCGCAACACGGCCAACCCGACCCGGTTGAACGCCGGCTACAAGGACAACGTCATCCCCGGCCGGGCCACCGCCACCATCGACTGCCGCAGCCTGCCCGGCCAGTCCGAGCTGCTGGAGCGGCAGCTGCGCGAGCTGGTCGGCCCGGACATCGCGATCGAGTACATCCAGCGGCAGCCGGCGCTGGAGACCACCTTCGACGGCGACCTGGTCGAGGCCATGTCGGCGGCGCTGCGAGCCGAGGACCCGGGCGCGCGCCCGGTGCCGTACATGCTCTCCGGTGGCACCGACGCCAAGGCGTTCTCGCAGCTCGGCATCCGATGCTTCGGGTTCGCCCCGCTGCGGCTGCCCGCCGATTTGAACTTCTCCGCGTTGTTCCACGGCATCGACGAGCGGGTTCCGGTCGACGGACTACAGTTCGGCGTGCGGGTTCTCGACCGGTTCCTCCGCACCTGCTAA
- a CDS encoding DUF5703 family protein — protein sequence MDYEYAPLRLPPNVDRLTAAAQLAIQAEFSGWELARVRLFRDGTRQVVLRRRRANQLQPGLSY from the coding sequence ATGGACTACGAATACGCGCCGCTGCGGCTGCCGCCGAACGTCGACCGGTTGACCGCCGCGGCGCAGTTGGCGATCCAGGCGGAGTTCTCCGGATGGGAGTTGGCCCGGGTGCGGCTGTTCCGGGACGGCACCCGGCAGGTGGTGCTGCGTCGGCGACGGGCCAACCAGCTGCAGCCGGGCCTGTCGTACTGA